The sequence below is a genomic window from Lolium perenne isolate Kyuss_39 chromosome 4, Kyuss_2.0, whole genome shotgun sequence.
GTAGAGAAAATATCAAAAGGAAAACTACCAAACAGGATAGGTACCAGCTCAAGAAACAACAGTTTGCTACGAAAAATGTCAATGTTTACTGCCAATAACTTACAGTAGGTGGGGTGGCCTCGAGTGATGAAAAATggcattttggaattatcaaggaATGCCTGCATATGTGAAAAATGGTAAGGAGACATTATAaaataagaagaagaaaaaatcAAGAAACCTAGTTTACTTAACAAGGTAAGAATATGGCTAAGCATAGCAAGACAAGTAAGATGAATGTTGATCAAAGAGAGAAGATTGAAGGTAAAGAACTTGTACAGTTAGTAAGCTAAGCATTGCTAATTGAATTTTATTTTTATACAGAATAAGTAAATGAGTATGATTTACTGAAACATGGTATGTTCATTCCACCCAACCAACCAACTGCCAAAGCCTTTTTTAGTAGGAAAATGTGTGGGTCACTATTTGCTTAGCAGTGTTTCGTGGGCAAGAAAATATGATATAATCCTTTGTTTGAAAAGCTAGAATCATTAATATAAAAACAGACTCACCCTCGTCCACATTTTCCCATATTTTTCCCTTGTTTGAAATTAAGTTCAAGATCTAGTACTTCAAGATATTGTAGgagtaatttaaaaaaaaattatgaGTGTGCATTTTATAGAAACATCATTATCTCATCAAATTTAAAATTAACTGTCGACATGGTCCAATGGGTGCATTCGTATGGCATATCATGATTACAAATCCTAGAAATTCCACCAAAGAGAAAGTTCAAGAACTCAATCATAAAACGATCATTGATGGATCAAAATAGTTTGGGCTCCAATCTGAACCTATAAACTTGGTTAAGCAGGTCGAATCAGAACAGGTTTTCAGCTGTTCTGAAACACCTATATTCATACTCTACAGAATCAAATGGCCTAAGAGCATTAAAGAAATGCCCTAAGTGATGCCAAAAAATACTAACTACTAGCATAGGTCGTGTTAAGAATCGCACAAATTTGTACCATGTACCCATACAGAAAATTGTACTGCACTAGATTTTTCCAGAAAATTCTTAAAATCAACATCCCCTAAGAAATACGAAGGAGGGCATCTATCAACATGATATACTCATTTAATACATAAATCAAGGCAATCAAAAGTTCCAGCAAAGTGATGGCAAATATTTCTACAAACTGGAAATGCTCCAAGCTAACATATGTCAAGAACTCCCAACCATATAGAATGGAAAATATGGGTAAAGAAACGAATCAGTTTTACCCGGGAGCCAATGGATGAGAATCCAATATGCAGAGGCAGACATCGTCTTCGTAGACCTGCAAATTACACAGATAACGCTGTTGAAAGCAAATTAACTAGCAGTCCGTCCCCACAAAGCATGGTTAATAAGTTCGGTCAATAAAGGCCCGTGTTCATGTATAAAGTATAAACAGCTGAACTAGGTATTTCCATTTATCGACCAGATTCCGAGACAGCAAACTTGGGTGTTAAGCTGTGAGTGTGAGACGCTACGGTTTTTGGATGTGTGGACGAAGCTCCCATGTAATTAATTCCCTCTGTATCAAGCACGGCCCAACCTAATCCGGAACAAGCGACGGATGCAGCAAGAACAAATTGGGAAGAGGAAGAGAGAGCGCGACCCACCTTGAAAGCTGGCGCCTCGTCGCGTATGATCCGGCAGAATACGCAGGTCTCCAGCTCCCCATCCCCCACCGGACCGGCCGCCGCGCTGAggcggtcgtcgccggcgacaGCGCACGGAGAGGTAGAGACCACTGCTTCCTGCCCTTCCGTCAGCTCATTCTCGCCTCTGCCGGCGGGAGGCGGCGGGACCTCGGGCCGGAGGTGGGAGTGGAGCACGGCGAGGCGCCTCGGCGGGGACATTTTGGGCGTGGGTGTGGGATATGGGGCTGGTGTGTGTACTCGTGTTTCGTTCACGTACAGGTTTCCTTGGGTCAACGGCAACGAATATCGATTACATTTATTATCCATTTGATTTAATATAAAGAAAATGAGCATAGAAAAAATAtaggaatttttttatttggttttcattccatacgaaaatcaaaggaatctttctattcttaataggtgaTCCCATTTCTCTTTACATGCAGCCTATCCACCTCAGCAAGCTTCCATGTCATCATTTTTATACCATGTCATCAAGTGGTTTGCTTCAGTTTTGTTCAGTTATAGAAAGAATCCTATATATAACTAAGAAGTTCATCCTCATTAATATATTTCTCTTAACATGCAGTCTATCCACATCAACAAATCATCCATGTCAGCCAAGTTCTATCCGTTTCCATCTCTGCAACAAATTCCGTTCCGTGCGTTGTGTTTTCTACATGCTGATCAAATCCAGCTCAAATGACCATATGTACGGACCAGTCCACTGACCTGTTTATGTTTTTCTTTTCCATCGGCATACACATCGATTGACCGTCCCTCTTCTCTATGGTCTGAGCAACGGCAGACTCTGTTCCTCTTCCTCACGATCTCCGCTTTCATTACACCGATGAAACGCCCCTACTATCTGAAGAAGGTATTGATGGATTTTTGCCTTTTCATATCCTCTAATCAAGAGTAACCGATGGAGGGCTTTGTTCCCCTTTAAAGTCGTGGAGTAGATCAATTCCTATCGCTCCACTGCATCTGGGTGACAACGTCTCTGCTCTGATCGAAATCTGAACGCCACTGGTGACCATCCTCCATGTCTTTTCCACTTTCTCTGGTAGCGCAGTCTCCACTCTCCATATAACCGTAGTCTTGGATTCATCAGGTTCGCCCTTGGGAAGTCAATTTGCCGGGAAGGATTTCCTGTGACACCTTAGTCCTGCGCCTTCCCTCTCACCTCTCCATGTCATTGGCCATGCTTCTTCAGCATCTCTACAGGCAACCGCGACGCCCACAAGCACTAATGCAATAGCCGTGCTCTTCCGGATAATCAGGCAGTTAACCAGCGTGGCCTCTTTTTTCTCTTAATAATTCCTGCAAAATGGCAATATTCCACCTGAAGCAGCGGTGTGTCAGAGGTGCATCGGCCAGATGAATTGGGTCTGCAGCAATCATATTCATCTCCATTTGATGTAAGTTTTTGCCTCCTGTTCCTCTAACCATTTGGCGTGGTTCATGcaacttttcccatattggattgcATGTGAGAGATTAACTTTTTTATTTATTTCTCTTTTAGAAAGTGTAAGACAACACACTGCGGAGGAGGTGAAACTTGGCTGTCATTCATTCACACCAAAGCTCATTAGTCATTCGTGTTGATGCCCGTGCGGCCGTGAGTGCCAATGAGGAGATTACAAAAAAAAGGAGGCTCAGATTTCTTCTTTTTGATGGTTCGCTTTCAACTTTGCAACCTCTCATTGTTTATATTCTTTGGGTACTCAGTACGTACATTGCTACTAAATAACAGTTTTATTAATTTTATGTGTTATATAATATAGTTGACTGGAGAGTCCGCATGCTTCGTGCTCAAACTATACCCAGTCCTGATTGTTGCATCCTTTGTGACCATGCCTCAGATAGTAGCTTCATACATGACCTTCCATATCTTATTTATGTTGTCTTGGATCATTCTCTATTTTATTATGTGTCGGTTACAAAATACCTTAGTCTTCCCAGTATCTGGAATTTCTGTATTTTGTTCAGATCAATCTCTAATTGATTTTTGTAAATGTTATCATTTCATTTATTGTAAATGAATCTACAGGTTAGAAAATATTTAAACTTTCATTGGTACATCTATGATACCTTTTTTATTGTTATACACAAGAATTATAAATGAATGGGTACTGACTTCTGCTATTCTTATAGGATTCAGTATATATTGGTGAATCATGTTTTGGATACAAATTTAACATATAtcaatcacaaataatatgtatttGTTATGCTCCTTAGTTTTACTACTATTTCCTTCTTTCGATGTTTTTTGTTCAACCTAAAGCATAACTCACGACATACACATAACTTAATTTTCTAAGTTCTCGCAGCaaagcgcggggtatcatctagtctttctattcttaataggtgaTCCCATTTCTCTTTACATGCAGCCTATCCACCTCAGCAAGCTTCCATGTCATCATTTTTATACCATGTCATCAAGTGGTTTGCTTCAGTTTTGTTCAGTTATAGAAAGAATCCTATATATAACTAAGAAGTTCATCCTCATTAATATATTTCTCTTAACATGCAGTCTATACACATCAACAAATCATCCATGTCAGCCAAGTTCTGTCCGTTTCCATCTGTGCAACAAATTCCGTTCCGTGCGTTGTGTTTTCTACATGCTGATCAAATCCAGCTCAAATGACCATATGTACAGACCAGTCCACTGACCTGTTTATGTTTTTCTTTTCCATCGGCATACACATCGATTGACCGTCCCTCTTCTCTATGGTCTGAGCGATGGCAGACTCTGTTCCTCTTCCTCACGATCTCCGCTTTCAttactgtaagggtattttacccttatccattattttggtatctatgacaccgtgctagagtatttggactaatacatgcctacaagatgactttcaggtattagccaaagaggtatgatggtgtagcaatggaacaaaaggcaacgggagacccccccaattcgacgaaaaatcagctagtttttctgagccaggccggtcacagatccggtcggaccggccctggcaccgggcagcccggtcgccaaccggaccctggaccggtgccatccgggcgacatccagtaaagaaacgaagccatccggcgcgcgtccggtcaccagcccggtttcggaccggctgctccggtccacggcccggCCCGATCGGCAGGCGcgaccgagcggcccggtcagcaaccgatttctgctgtgacatccgggccacatccggTAAGCCcgaagcctgcccggtcaagtcccggtcccagctccggttggaaaccggccggcccgataCGTGGccctcgaccgggctgtggaccggcctgtccggcgcaaaatccggttgaccgggtttctcgaagaatctgctgatgtggcaagtgaccaacggccgtatttagaagaacactataaataggtcttctcctacctctgaacagttaggcactacactacaaactgttcttgagctctctctctcatactccattgctagaaaacacaaaagcctcagatctccctcctcctccactcaaactcaaatccttccggggaatcattagaggaggacccgatccaccgttctaccaagccaaatctcattcccccttgtattcattgagaagcttgcttcctagggttccttggaaaccctaggtaggcaagaggagtccggaagcatccgggtgtggatttgctccgggcaagattgtgaaggtttggaggctacctcaaagtctaccacaagtgagtgagctattccttcgtgggataggctccggagaatagggtgagccttcgtggcgcggggaatccttcgtgggacctccactcctccaaacgtgacgtaccttgttgcaaagcaagggaacacgggaatacatcctcgtctccgcgtgctatcggttatctctaaccgaactccttacttgtgatttaatcgctcgtgagagccttcgtgctcgagttagttgtatcctcatataggttgcttcacctagtttgcattaggctcatctttatattccgcaaagcctaatattgcaaagaaagaattaaaatttgtagaaacctattcacccccccctctaggtttaccatctctatactttcaattggtatcagagcctggactcttattaagggcttcaccgccttaagagtgagatggataaactcttcgagggtctagatgaagactctaacctttcggttaaagagatgaaatctagattcttggcatatgaggccgagaagaagaaaaaggaggatgagctacaaaaccaaatggcagaaatgactgccatgcttaagaacctaactgcgggtggaacttctagtggggcttcggtctctaaggagtcctaccatgatgttaactataactatcctagaaacacttcacccatgcctcatataaaccatagtgggaccgttccccattacgatggaactcactttccacattggaaatctgctatggaatctcatattcgttgccggtgtggagctatgggagctcattgttcatggatatccggagccacaagatcccactcggttgacctccaccgagttctacaaccgtcaactcaatgcatccgcacgtgacaagattagaagtggcatcaaccgcaagcttcttgatcaagtcgatgacattgtctccgctaaagagttgtgggatcggatcgtagtactacaagagggaaccgatttgatccaatcagctctctatgagaccgcaaagcaagaggcctaccaattcatgattcgagatggagaatccatatttgatgcctatgctaggcttggtgctctgaaagtaagggtcaagggacttggtgttgagaagtacaatgacggatttgagatgaacgaagccttcataaaatccaaggtcattgctatgattgccgtcaaacaagaagacaccaaccttggactcaacttgcaaatcatgaccaagagtgccgatctcaactccgatgatcttgtctcctatgtggccgccaatgaaagcatggccaaagccggaaagaggctcaaggcaatgaaccgtgttgatgaagcctcacacaaccatgaagcgtcacacaaccttgctctcaaagctagagccgaccatgaaagcaaagaagactatgagattgaagaagatgaagagatgacttcaactagtgacattgctaccgactttgctttctttgccaagaagtacaaggcaaagttcccaatgctcctcaatgacaagaagaagaagagaacttgctacaattgtgatgaagataaccactttgcaaatgagtgcccttatgagaaaagggtagacaagccaaagttcatcaaaggggtcaaaccaagattgaagccgaacccaatcaacgataggtacaagaagaacaagggaagagcttttgttggggccgagtacttgtccgatgaagaagaggaagatgaggagaaggaggccggagtggccggtttagcatactctaagcccgggtcactcttcacatatgactactccaaagattactccacggagaatgatgttggctcttccttcatggcaagaacaactcaagatgatgactccgatgactctccctcctctccaatcattggctcttgtcttatggcaagggaaaccaaggtaatggaacctccaccttccctatctagtgttcttgatgatgaaaatgaagatcaagaagaattaactatgcttaaggaactctatgatgttagatgcacccttcgtggtgaagctcttgtcaagtttgatttcttgatggactcactcaaagaaaaggatgagtccattgaggaattagaatatcaattgaatgagaaggaacggagattcaatctcctaagacaagagctaaaaaccgaaaggtgcatatctcaaggccttaagcaacaaattgaaacttatgaacttgataaagttaaggacctagaaactattgatagggctcaattattgatccaagagctcaatgcttcaaaggaggaacttgaagttgctcatgcttctctcactagggatcttgaccaccttgaaagagctaacaagcttgtcaaggatgagctcaagaaacttggagagaatcatgatctacttcaagaatcctacaaaaggctcttggatcaatgaaggatcccattgatgttgaaaagcttgcttgttcctccatttcctttactagtgagcatgctaaacttgttgaggaacatgttcgtttacaagaggaactttctttgcatgttgagaccaatgcatatcttgagtccttggtgaccaaatatggtcttgactatcatcctaatgaatcttcttgtgagcaagcatctattcttgaggaaaatgttaggctaacaaaggaacttgcaaagttcaccaccgccaagaacaagatgggattggatgacctcttgagtaagcaaaggtcaaacaatcaaaagtatggacttggatatactcccaagtctcacaagaagaacaactacaagaaggagaaacccgctcaagataagaacaagaaggtcactaacaatggcaaagcctcaaagggcaaagccactagtggtgcccacacggggccaaacgatcactatgcattatttgttgattattatggtgatgtctatgctaactatgttggccctcctaatggctatgcttatagagagtactcaatttgggtaccaaaagatattgttgccattgcaaaggaacccattaatcgatgggttcctaaatcctctacttgatcttgtaggggtattcctcctggtccaaaatgggtgtttgatagtggatgcaccaatcatatgaccggaggaaaaggtgtgcttgatcaattcattgaagatatccacaagaagtcaaacattacctttggtgacaactcaaagggaaaggtacttggatatggcaaggtagcaatctctaaggacttgtgccttgagacggttatgcttgttgaacaccttggctataacttactttctatatatcatcttgccgatgccggttacaattcatatttcactaaatattatgtgcaagtctttaggagtgacaatctcaaattggtccttgttggatttgtggagaacaacctttatgtggttgacctctcgaaagagagcccctccttctccacatgtctaatggcggccaagcatgacgaaggatggttgtggcatcgccgccttggtcatgttaacatgaggaatcttaaacaactcctaaagggtgaacatattgtgggactaaccggtgtttcttttgagaaagatcgtgtttgtagtgcatgtgtagccggaaagcaactcaagaagaagcatcccatcaagagtattgttaccacatctaggcctttggagctccttcatttggacctctttgggccatcacactatgatactcttggtggaagcaagtatggacttgtcattgttgatgattactcaagatactcttgggtctttctccttaagtctaaggacgagacccatagagagttcatcaccttcgccaagaaagctcaacgtatgtatgaatccgagatcaaggcaattaggaccgacaatggcaccgagttcaagaactacactatgcaagagtttgtggatgatgagggcatcaagcatgagttttcggcgccatacacccctcaacaaaatggtgttgttgaaaggaagaaccggactatcattgagatggcaagaaccatgttgagtgaattcaactcaccccacaacttttggggagaagccatctctacggccgtccactactccaaccggctcttcctccgtcccctccacaacaaaaccccatacgagctccttaccggtaacaagcctaatgtcatgtatattcgtgtctttggatgcaaatgccttgttaagaacaacaaaggaaagctcggtaaatttgaaactagaaccatagagggtatatttgttggatatgcggagaactctcacgcctatagatactacaaccggtcctccgggactattgaagtatcttgtgacgtggtgttcttggaggataatggctcccaagtggagcaagttgttccatgtgttgcaggtaatgatgttgatccatctagtgccatcaagcatatgggcattggacacatccggcccatggaggttcataacgatgatcaagatgatggagtagatgtctcaagcacgccacaattagagcctagctcaactcaagccgaaccatcaagtgcaactcaagaaccatcctccactcaagatgagtctcaatccgaagaacaagaagaagatcctcattccatggagcaagatcatgatgacgatcaagaaacatcctttactcatgatcaagctcaagtggcccctcatgatcaagtacttgcaagagatgaattcattgatcatgaaggaaccattcggaagatcaaggccgctacaagggcaagtgacatgaaagtggatcaagtccttggtagcatctcaagaggagtggtaactcgtagacaccatgcattacttatcacttattgtcaacatcatgcttttgtgtctagttttgaaccacttaaggtacatgaagccttggttgatccggattgggtaattgccatgcaagaagaattggagtgtttcactcgtaatgaagtatggtctctagttgagagacccaaggatcatcgcatcaatgtcattgggaccaaatgggtattcaagaacaagcaagatgagaatggcattgttatacgaaacaaagcaaggttagtggcgcaagggtttgcccaaatagaaggtatggattttgaggatacctttgcgccggtagcccgtcttgaagctattcgtcttttgcttgcatttgcatctttccacaatttcaaattatatcaaatggatgtgaaaagtgcatttttgaatggtcccctaaaagaaaccgcatatgtggctcaacccccgggtttcgaagacccatgccgacccaaccacgtgtatttactccataaggcactctacggtctcaagcaagctccacgtgcttggtatgagttccttagggatttcttactacatgatgggttttgcatgggtacggtcgattccacccttttcaccaagcgggttaaagggggtggcctctttatatgtcaaatatatgttgatgatattatttttggtggaactaaccccaatcataacaaagcttttgagctattgatgactaggaaatttgagatgtccatgatgggagagttgaagttctttctaggcttccaagtgaggcaacttgcaaaaggcaccttcatctctcaagaaaagtatgtgaaggacatgctcaagaaattcaacatgaccaatgcaagtccaatgaagacacccatgcccgtaaaggggcaacttggttcatgtgacggtgagaaggatgtggacataaaggtataccgctccatgataggatccttgctctacctttgtgcctctaggccggatatcatgctaagtgtagggatgtgtgctcgttttcaatccgctcccaaggagagccatttagtggcggtcaaacggatactaagataccttgttctcactcctactctcgggctatggtatccaaaggggtcaacctttgaactcattggctattcggattccgattgggccggtgataaggttgatcggaagtctacctcggggcttgccaatttattggccggtcattggtgagttggtcatccaagaaacaaaactccaccgcctctatccaccgccgaagccgaatacatatccgcggcatcttgttgcactcaattgttatggatgaagcaaaccttgaaagactatggtgtgtctcttggtacggtgcctcttctttgtgacaatgaaagtgcaataaagattgccaacaacccggttcaacattgtcgcaccaaacatattgacattcgccatcacttcctacgtgatcatgttgccaataaggatattgatctcactcatgtgggaacaacctaccaattggcggatattttcactaagcctttggatgaagcccgctttgttaacttgagaggagaacttggtattcttgatcctaaaaacttggattgattaacttcttgcactatattcttgcatttatcttgctatctagcttagaggcatagcacatatggggatagtcatcttaccatgtcttggtatgatgcatacctatgtgtgcaacataaatagacccaatgtcattatatggacccaagcatgtctcttcgaggtctcatgacatttgcgctttcacatagggggagtaatcccccgcccctcattgagccttcattacaacttgatttgactatataaggccaaatgatcttattgcaaaaactatttcaaaatactcttatgattcttgatatacttcgaatcatacccattgtagctatttgtatcttgtttgcattttcactccaatgggtatgcctagagaactttgtgttttcccatcccatgtctatgctcatctcatcatcatctatctatctatatgtacatgtcatcatatgagcactcacacacatttacacaaagaataagggcaaaacgaggcaaaatgacacatttttgggaaAATTGTCTCTGGCCGGTCctttggcccggtcggaccggcctgtgcgccgggtcGTCCGATCCTTGGCCCGGTCGGCCAGGGTGTTgccgaccggccgtgcgggctgttatgttttgaagaggataccccttggggatcttcttcctcattatcccccacctctcaaacctccatggccgccgcctccatcatctccaccacatcctaggcacttcccaccactagattctccccaaacttcacacaaacatagatcgggatctcacaagcatcttcaccaaagcatttggtccctctcaagctagtttgggagatcgtggggatttggtcctcaagCCTTCTTCACGAGTTCCTCTTGCTCACCTAGGCCaagaggacaatgtcttcgggtaaatctttctccctatccctctccctcttgctttcCCTCCCACATTGCTCATTTTTTAGGAAAAttgagaaaagttagggttagggttagggttagtaagtcctcatgccacctagagtgtcacacccctcctatgcacattgttcactctcctggtataatctatgttcaagtttgtgagttttgcatgattttatgtcgaatttctgggcaaacattacaactcagcatgacccggtccacagcccggtcgaccggcctctcgaccggctggtccggcgcacagcccggtcaaccggatggccaaccggctcatcc
It includes:
- the LOC127293927 gene encoding adenylylsulfatase HINT3 isoform X2 — encoded protein: MSPPRRLAVLHSHLRPEVPPPPAGRGENELTEGQEAVVSTSPCAVAGDDRLSAAAGPVGDGELETCVFCRIIRDEAPAFKVYEDDVCLCILDSHPLAPGHSLIIPKCHFSSLEATPPTVVAAMCSKVPFLSNAIMKATQCDSFNLVVNNGAAAGQVIFHVNLKNYVLIYLMFPTIYRPIAT
- the LOC127293927 gene encoding adenylylsulfatase HINT3 isoform X1, which translates into the protein MSPPRRLAVLHSHLRPEVPPPPAGRGENELTEGQEAVVSTSPCAVAGDDRLSAAAGPVGDGELETCVFCRIIRDEAPAFKVYEDDVCLCILDSHPLAPGHSLIIPKCHFSSLEATPPTVVAAMCSKVPFLSNAIMKATQCDSFNLVVNNGAAAGQVIFHTHCHIIPRKSGDELWPTESFRRSSIEPNETSNLISCIKEQLDSSLKTVKTEAAIES